In one Ictalurus furcatus strain D&B chromosome 28, Billie_1.0, whole genome shotgun sequence genomic region, the following are encoded:
- the rpl12 gene encoding 60S ribosomal protein L12 gives MPPKFDPNEIKIVYMRCTGGEVGATSSLAPKIGPLGLSPKKVGDDIAKATGDWKGLRITVKLTIQNRQAAIEVVPSASALIIKALKEPPRDRKKVKNIKHSGSVPFDEIVNIARVMRPRSIARELSGTIKEILGTAQSVGCTIDGRLPHDVIDDINSGKQECPSD, from the exons ATGCCTCCTAAATTCGACCCCAACGAGATTAAAATCg TGTACATGAGGTGCACAGGTGGAGAGGTCGGTGCCACTTCATCTCTGGCCCCCAAAATTGGACCTCTGGGTCTG TCCCCCAAGAAAGTGGGTGATGACATTGCCAAGGCTACCGGTGACTGGAAAGGCCTGAGGATCACTGTCAAGCTGACCATCCAGAACAGGCAGGCAGCG ATTGAGGTGGTTCCTTCTGCATCTGCCCTCATCATCAAGGCCCTGAAGGAGCCTCCCCGTGACAGGAAGAAGGTCAAGAACA TTAAACACTCTGGCAGCGTTCCCTTCGATGAGATCGTCAACATCGCCAGAGTCATGAGGCCACGCTCTATTGCCAGGGAGCTCTCAG GAACCATTAAGGAGATTCTGGGCACGGCTCAGTCTGTTGGCTGCACCATCGATGGCCGCCTACCCCATGACGTCATTGATGACATCAACAGCGGCAAACAGGAGTGCCCATCT gaTTAA